One segment of Pseudodesulfovibrio sp. 5S69 DNA contains the following:
- a CDS encoding DUF6485 family protein: MKKKDQCPRSKINEQYCTCTHNCDKHGICCECLHYHRQRGELPACYFTKEEEKTFNRSVEFFIQRRS, from the coding sequence ATGAAAAAGAAGGATCAATGCCCGCGATCGAAAATAAACGAGCAATATTGTACCTGCACCCATAATTGCGACAAGCACGGTATCTGTTGCGAATGCCTGCACTACCACCGACAGCGGGGTGAATTGCCTGCTTGCTATTTCACCAAGGAAGAGGAAAAGACCTTTAACCGGTCCGTGGAATTCTTCATCCAGCGCAGGTCCTGA
- a CDS encoding inositol monophosphatase family protein, which produces MSGDFDSARIMDGLAAIADKAGDIVREGASRGRKIRHKGRIDLVTETDVAVETMLKGELAALLPGSDFLAEETAKDTEPGELTWIIDPVDGTTNFAHGLPYVANSIALWRRDRVVLGMVNMPLLGERFTAVEGVGAFLNGKPIRVTGEADLEQCVLATGFPYDIDAHLEDILKNLRTLLPVAQGIRRGGAAAVDLAFVACGRLDGFYERALNPWDTAAGLLLVNEAGGHVTEYDAAAPYTFKSRSILASNGRIHGELSGLLMWD; this is translated from the coding sequence ATGAGTGGTGATTTCGATTCCGCCCGTATCATGGACGGTTTGGCCGCCATCGCAGACAAGGCCGGGGACATCGTCCGGGAGGGCGCGAGCCGAGGGCGGAAGATCCGGCACAAGGGGCGCATAGACCTGGTCACCGAGACCGATGTGGCCGTGGAGACCATGCTCAAGGGCGAGCTGGCCGCGCTCCTGCCGGGATCGGATTTTTTGGCCGAAGAGACAGCCAAGGACACGGAACCCGGTGAGCTGACCTGGATCATCGACCCGGTGGACGGGACCACGAATTTCGCCCACGGCCTGCCCTACGTGGCCAATTCCATCGCCCTGTGGCGCCGCGACCGTGTCGTCCTGGGGATGGTCAACATGCCGCTGCTGGGCGAGCGGTTCACCGCCGTGGAAGGGGTGGGGGCGTTCCTGAACGGCAAGCCCATCCGCGTGACCGGCGAGGCGGACCTGGAACAGTGCGTGCTGGCCACAGGCTTTCCCTACGACATCGACGCCCATCTGGAGGATATCCTGAAAAATCTCCGGACACTGCTGCCTGTGGCCCAGGGCATCCGGCGGGGCGGGGCCGCGGCCGTGGACCTGGCGTTCGTCGCCTGCGGACGGCTGGACGGTTTCTACGAGCGTGCTCTGAACCCCTGGGACACGGCGGCCGGGCTGCTGCTTGTCAATGAGGCGGGGGGCCACGTGACCGAATACGACGCGGCCGCGCCGTACACCTTCAAGTCGCGCAGCATTCTGGCCAGCAATGGCCGAATTCACGGGGAACTGAGCGGATTGCTGATGTGGGACTAG
- a CDS encoding NUDIX hydrolase has protein sequence MNSHQEALERDTDHLVEVIDRNNRPLAVLSKRSVHRQLLMHRSVQVLVFNPEKKIFLQKRNPNKQFFPGRWDISARTHPRAGESAFDAATRALKDELNLEIDHPQLVRELPAGPETGFEHVSLFEVTKNTLPVMPNSDAASEGFYYSREELTCLIKEFRELLTPNLVILWESGLLVPA, from the coding sequence ATGAACTCTCATCAAGAAGCCCTCGAACGCGACACGGATCACCTGGTCGAAGTCATAGACCGGAACAATCGCCCGCTGGCCGTACTCTCCAAGCGGAGCGTGCACCGCCAATTGCTGATGCACCGCTCGGTCCAGGTGCTCGTCTTCAACCCCGAAAAAAAGATCTTCCTGCAAAAACGCAACCCGAACAAACAGTTCTTCCCCGGCCGCTGGGACATTTCCGCCCGCACACACCCCCGGGCCGGCGAATCCGCCTTCGATGCGGCGACGCGCGCTCTCAAGGATGAACTGAACCTGGAGATCGACCATCCCCAACTCGTCCGGGAGCTGCCCGCCGGGCCCGAGACCGGCTTCGAACACGTCTCCCTGTTCGAAGTGACCAAAAACACCCTGCCTGTGATGCCCAACAGCGATGCGGCCTCCGAGGGATTCTACTATTCGCGGGAAGAACTGACCTGTCTGATCAAGGAATTCCGGGAGTTGCTCACGCCCAACCTCGTCATTCTCTGGGAATCCGGCCTCCTGGTCCCGGCCTAG
- the rimI gene encoding ribosomal protein S18-alanine N-acetyltransferase, which translates to MKDEVVELGEPDVRELMELEALCFAYHWTREQFLLGLEGEVFKVIGVRRDDILVGYMAFSLIADEMEVLNLAVHPEYRRQGVGEALLSRSFEMCVANGTTKSFLDVKVSNDPALALYRKFGYKKIGVRKKYYPDTREDALLLRYDFKQYEG; encoded by the coding sequence ATGAAGGACGAGGTGGTCGAGTTGGGGGAACCGGATGTCCGGGAGCTCATGGAACTCGAAGCGCTGTGCTTTGCCTACCACTGGACCAGAGAGCAGTTCCTGCTCGGGCTGGAAGGGGAGGTGTTCAAAGTGATCGGCGTACGTCGTGACGACATCCTCGTGGGATACATGGCGTTTTCTCTCATCGCGGATGAGATGGAGGTTCTCAACCTGGCCGTGCACCCCGAGTACAGGCGGCAGGGGGTGGGAGAGGCGCTGTTATCCAGGAGCTTCGAGATGTGCGTGGCGAACGGCACCACTAAAAGTTTTCTGGATGTAAAGGTCTCCAATGATCCGGCCTTGGCTTTGTATCGCAAGTTCGGGTACAAGAAGATTGGCGTGAGGAAGAAATATTACCCGGACACCAGGGAAGACGCACTGTTGCTCCGGTACGATTTTAAACAATACGAAGGGTGA
- a CDS encoding phosphoglycerate kinase → MLFIDQVDIAGKKMLFRVDFNVPIEDGVITDDNRIRAALPTIQYALDKGASVILCAHLGKPKGKVVPELSLGPVANRTGELLGKGVALVPGRIGDQAVKMAADLAPGQVIMLDNLRFNPEETGKTPEERGDFGKLLASLADVYVNDAFGVAHRENASVVDVPKFAKVCCAGFLLKREYEYLGEALKNPKRPYVCVSGGAKVSTKLGILNNLLGKVDDIIIGGAMANTFLLAQGYDVGLSLVEPDLVDAAADIMAKAKSKGSVLHLPVDFRYAKTPKAKQAEGVCTAKTIPSDALVLDIGPETITNFVAILKRAKTVVWNGPMGLFETTAFAKGSLAVCKAIADLDNALTIVGGGDTDAVVHMMQLDEKFSFISTGGGSFLEFLEGKELPAFKALKECMNK, encoded by the coding sequence ATGCTGTTTATCGATCAGGTTGATATCGCAGGGAAAAAAATGCTGTTCAGGGTGGACTTCAACGTTCCCATCGAGGACGGCGTCATCACCGACGACAACCGTATTCGCGCGGCGCTGCCGACCATCCAATACGCCCTGGACAAAGGGGCCTCGGTCATCCTCTGTGCGCATCTGGGCAAGCCCAAGGGCAAGGTCGTGCCCGAGCTTTCCCTGGGGCCGGTGGCCAACCGCACCGGCGAACTGCTCGGCAAGGGCGTGGCCCTGGTGCCGGGCCGCATCGGCGACCAGGCCGTGAAGATGGCCGCCGACTTGGCGCCGGGCCAGGTGATCATGCTCGACAACCTGCGTTTCAACCCCGAGGAGACCGGCAAGACGCCGGAGGAACGGGGCGATTTCGGCAAGCTGCTGGCCTCCCTGGCCGACGTCTACGTCAATGACGCCTTCGGCGTGGCCCACCGCGAAAACGCCTCGGTGGTGGACGTACCCAAGTTCGCCAAGGTCTGCTGTGCCGGGTTCCTGCTCAAACGCGAATACGAATATCTCGGCGAGGCCCTGAAGAATCCCAAGCGGCCCTACGTCTGCGTCTCCGGCGGCGCAAAAGTTTCCACCAAGTTGGGAATATTGAACAATCTTCTCGGCAAGGTGGACGACATCATCATCGGCGGGGCCATGGCCAACACTTTCCTGCTGGCCCAGGGCTACGACGTGGGCCTGTCCCTGGTGGAACCTGACCTTGTCGACGCGGCGGCCGATATCATGGCCAAGGCCAAGTCCAAGGGCTCGGTGCTGCATCTGCCCGTGGATTTCCGCTACGCTAAGACCCCCAAGGCCAAGCAGGCCGAAGGGGTGTGCACGGCCAAGACCATCCCGTCGGACGCCCTAGTCCTGGACATCGGCCCCGAGACCATCACCAATTTCGTGGCCATCCTCAAGCGGGCCAAGACCGTTGTCTGGAACGGGCCCATGGGACTGTTCGAGACCACGGCCTTTGCCAAGGGCTCGCTGGCGGTCTGCAAGGCCATCGCCGATCTGGACAATGCCCTGACCATTGTGGGCGGCGGTGACACGGATGCGGTGGTACATATGATGCAACTTGATGAAAAATTTAGCTTTATTTCGACGGGTGGCGGTTCTTTCCTGGAATTCCTCGAAGGCAAGGAGCTTCCGGCCTTCAAAGCCCTAAAGGAGTGCATGAACAAATGA
- the tpiA gene encoding triose-phosphate isomerase produces the protein MKKLMAANWKMYKTWDEAESTAEELVGLAADKLPADREVLIFPPFTALKAVGDVFGPVAGFSVGGQDYYIKEEGAFTGEIAPKMLKDAGASFGLTGHSERRHVLGEDDALVGAKTAYGLQEGLKVVLCIGEIIEERKTGRVHEVLERQLRAGLENVPRDIEPERLSVAYEPVWAIGTGEVAGPTEIVEAHDFIRKILVSIFGEKANEMRILYGGSVKPSNCSEIIALDNVDGVLVGGASLQGQSFSEIVLA, from the coding sequence ATGAAAAAGTTGATGGCAGCCAACTGGAAGATGTACAAGACCTGGGACGAGGCCGAGTCCACGGCGGAAGAACTGGTCGGCCTAGCCGCGGACAAGCTCCCGGCGGACCGCGAAGTGCTGATCTTCCCGCCTTTCACTGCACTCAAGGCAGTGGGCGACGTCTTTGGCCCGGTGGCCGGCTTCTCGGTCGGCGGCCAGGACTATTATATAAAAGAAGAGGGCGCCTTCACCGGGGAGATCGCCCCTAAGATGCTCAAGGACGCGGGCGCTTCCTTCGGCCTGACCGGCCATTCCGAGCGCCGGCACGTTCTGGGCGAGGACGATGCGCTCGTGGGCGCCAAGACCGCCTATGGATTGCAGGAAGGACTCAAGGTCGTGTTGTGCATCGGTGAGATCATCGAAGAGCGCAAGACAGGCCGCGTTCACGAGGTGCTTGAGCGCCAGTTGCGGGCCGGCCTCGAAAACGTGCCCAGAGACATCGAGCCCGAGCGTTTGTCCGTGGCTTACGAACCCGTCTGGGCGATCGGGACCGGCGAAGTGGCCGGGCCGACGGAAATTGTCGAGGCGCACGATTTCATCCGGAAAATTCTTGTTTCCATCTTTGGTGAAAAAGCTAATGAAATGAGGATATTGTACGGCGGAAGCGTCAAGCCGAGCAACTGCTCGGAAATTATTGCGCTTGACAATGTCGATGGAGTATTGGTAGGAGGCGCGAGCTTGCAGGGACAAAGCTTCAGCGAGATCGTACTGGCTTGA
- the secG gene encoding preprotein translocase subunit SecG, which translates to METIVIVIHVLACIFLIGAVMLQSGHEGMGVIFGGGSSTMFGSTGAGGLLVKVTAGLATVFLLTSLGYNILSGNKIASQDSIMLQQNAPAAETTAPAEPAKPGVTFKDTGDDAKNQ; encoded by the coding sequence GTGGAAACCATAGTCATAGTCATCCATGTTTTGGCTTGCATCTTTTTGATCGGCGCTGTAATGCTTCAGTCCGGTCACGAGGGGATGGGAGTCATCTTCGGCGGCGGCAGCAGCACGATGTTCGGCAGCACCGGCGCCGGCGGTCTCCTGGTAAAGGTAACCGCAGGACTTGCAACGGTTTTCCTGCTCACTTCCCTCGGATACAACATCCTGTCCGGGAACAAGATCGCCAGCCAGGACTCCATCATGCTGCAGCAGAACGCGCCTGCGGCGGAGACCACGGCCCCGGCCGAACCGGCCAAGCCCGGAGTGACCTTCAAGGATACCGGAGACGACGCCAAGAACCAATAG
- a CDS encoding nucleotidyltransferase domain-containing protein, whose amino-acid sequence MIEARTWMAEVLPRLQAAFGPRLRYLGLQGSYRREEATETSDIDLVVLLDTVELDDLDMYRGIVLAMPEGRKACGFLCGVREFSAWPPHELFAFAKDTADHFGRLEDFLPPVTREDVRYGAKTGASTLLHLLTHSYLYADAEARPTILKEACKSAFFLMLVVHYLDSGRFCASKRELLAELDGADRDIVEASLERPDRTADRSERERFAMLLTWCREVMRTA is encoded by the coding sequence ATGATCGAAGCGCGAACCTGGATGGCCGAAGTCCTCCCCCGCCTGCAAGCTGCTTTCGGCCCCCGGCTGCGATATCTCGGGTTGCAGGGCAGCTACCGCCGGGAAGAGGCCACGGAAACGAGCGACATCGACCTCGTCGTTCTGCTGGACACGGTCGAACTGGACGACCTCGACATGTACCGGGGGATCGTCCTCGCCATGCCCGAGGGGCGCAAGGCATGCGGGTTCCTCTGCGGCGTCCGGGAGTTTTCCGCCTGGCCGCCCCACGAACTGTTCGCCTTTGCGAAGGATACGGCCGATCATTTCGGCAGGCTGGAGGACTTCCTGCCGCCAGTAACCCGCGAGGACGTACGGTACGGCGCAAAGACCGGCGCTTCCACCCTGCTCCACCTGCTGACCCACAGCTACCTGTATGCCGACGCGGAGGCCAGGCCCACCATTCTGAAGGAGGCCTGCAAATCGGCCTTTTTCCTCATGCTGGTGGTCCACTACCTGGATTCGGGGCGGTTCTGCGCGAGCAAACGGGAACTGCTCGCGGAACTGGACGGCGCGGACAGGGACATCGTCGAGGCGAGCCTGGAGCGGCCCGACCGGACGGCCGACCGCTCCGAAAGGGAGCGCTTCGCCATGCTCCTGACATGGTGCCGGGAAGTGATGCGGACCGCCTGA
- a CDS encoding ankyrin repeat domain-containing protein — MNLAACVRYLIPVCLFCLTLLPSTAQGKTLIELSRSLDARPVWEALADGADPRERDKNANTPLHIAAAWGTPDICRALLRAGAEVDARNKNGATPLLAAAREGRAANMMVLMEAGADINAASGNGITPLHAAFTAHGAPALEALRVLLERKPDLDVRDKQGNTPLCLGIGRVESSCILLLLDAGADPNIPNQSGQTAVHEAVRTNRVAIMEHLIRHGADLNTPGRYGTPLQVAAMNGFTAMAEILVANGADRARLASNQPLRRPERKKQKYPLHHAAQSGFDLEEVRTLLKTGADPNRLDNYQKTPLAYAVNEGRLSTIILLLEAGADPNISDSQWGYPLHSATQKNRPEVIKYLLQYGAKPNQMGKLDTPLQRAASLDWYDAAKVLIEAGADVDKASGMGLTALAYAAFKPDSRVAPLLIASGADVNLQGRAKMSPFFIAVAEHNIETSHLLLAHGADINATGPGGVSSLQVAVKKRYPDMVDLLLKAGADGAQKDQFGKTAMHLAARTNEMSTLKLLVSKGYAVDEPDRLGMTPLFSAAMSGRKEATEYLIKQGADVMARDQGGNTPLHQAALNAQPETCAELIDAGADINALDKRGQTPLDLALSRLGNKRQPRGEIKQRLIDVVEYLKSHGAREPSKE, encoded by the coding sequence ATGAATCTAGCTGCTTGCGTACGGTATCTGATTCCGGTCTGTCTGTTTTGCCTGACGCTCCTGCCCTCCACCGCACAGGGAAAAACCCTGATCGAACTCTCCCGCTCCCTGGACGCGCGGCCCGTATGGGAGGCGCTGGCAGACGGAGCCGATCCCCGTGAACGGGACAAGAACGCCAACACTCCGCTGCACATTGCCGCCGCCTGGGGCACTCCGGACATCTGCCGCGCCTTGCTTCGGGCAGGCGCCGAGGTGGACGCGCGCAACAAGAACGGCGCCACGCCGTTGCTTGCGGCCGCCAGGGAGGGTCGCGCCGCGAATATGATGGTCCTCATGGAGGCCGGTGCGGATATCAACGCGGCCAGCGGCAACGGAATCACCCCGCTGCACGCGGCCTTCACGGCACACGGGGCCCCGGCCTTGGAGGCCCTTCGCGTCCTATTGGAGCGCAAGCCCGACCTCGACGTCCGCGACAAACAGGGAAACACCCCGCTCTGCCTCGGCATCGGCCGGGTCGAGAGTTCCTGCATTCTCCTGCTGCTGGACGCCGGGGCCGACCCGAACATTCCGAATCAGTCCGGCCAGACGGCGGTACACGAGGCCGTACGCACCAACCGGGTGGCCATCATGGAGCATCTGATACGGCACGGCGCCGATCTGAACACTCCGGGACGGTACGGGACACCGTTGCAGGTGGCGGCCATGAACGGCTTCACGGCCATGGCCGAAATATTGGTTGCGAACGGGGCGGACAGAGCCCGGCTGGCCTCGAACCAACCCTTGCGCCGCCCGGAGAGGAAAAAGCAGAAATACCCCCTCCATCACGCCGCCCAGAGCGGCTTCGACTTGGAGGAGGTAAGAACCCTGCTCAAAACGGGCGCGGACCCGAACCGATTGGACAATTACCAGAAGACTCCGCTCGCCTATGCGGTTAATGAGGGCCGGTTATCTACTATAATCCTGCTGCTTGAGGCGGGCGCGGACCCGAACATTTCGGATAGCCAGTGGGGCTATCCCCTGCATTCGGCGACTCAGAAGAATCGGCCCGAAGTCATCAAGTACCTCCTGCAATACGGCGCGAAACCCAATCAGATGGGAAAGCTCGACACCCCGCTCCAACGGGCGGCCAGCCTGGATTGGTATGACGCGGCAAAAGTCCTGATTGAAGCCGGGGCAGACGTCGATAAGGCCTCCGGCATGGGCCTGACCGCCCTCGCCTACGCGGCCTTCAAACCCGACAGCCGAGTGGCCCCGCTGCTCATCGCCTCCGGCGCGGATGTGAACCTCCAGGGCAGGGCCAAGATGAGCCCGTTCTTCATTGCCGTGGCCGAACACAACATCGAGACCTCCCATCTGCTTTTGGCCCACGGGGCCGATATCAACGCAACCGGCCCCGGCGGCGTATCCTCCCTCCAGGTCGCGGTCAAAAAGCGGTATCCCGACATGGTCGACCTGCTGCTGAAAGCCGGCGCGGACGGAGCGCAAAAGGACCAGTTCGGCAAAACGGCCATGCACCTCGCGGCCAGGACCAACGAGATGTCCACGCTCAAACTGCTGGTGAGCAAGGGATATGCGGTGGACGAGCCAGACCGTCTGGGCATGACGCCCCTCTTCAGCGCCGCAATGAGCGGCAGAAAGGAGGCGACCGAATACCTGATCAAACAGGGCGCGGACGTCATGGCCCGGGACCAGGGTGGCAATACCCCCCTGCACCAAGCCGCTCTGAACGCCCAACCGGAGACCTGCGCCGAGCTTATCGACGCCGGAGCGGATATCAACGCGCTGGACAAGCGCGGCCAGACGCCGCTCGACCTCGCTTTGAGTCGACTCGGCAACAAACGCCAACCAAGAGGGGAAATTAAACAGAGGCTCATTGATGTCGTGGAGTATCTCAAGTCTCACGGAGCCCGCGAGCCCTCCAAGGAGTAG